Proteins encoded by one window of Enterococcus faecalis:
- a CDS encoding helix-turn-helix domain-containing protein: protein MEFLLLDDRENLKLAIIRKLEQQYSFSERKDRLCKQLAISPYLLERNITEINADLQRFGLINEMEISEKNNEILLSQSLRISSSIIEEYYLKDSLEFNLLKTIFFHQFTSIKKYGEKHGMSRTVVYKIVDHIRKELGQYGIKLSKNLQLSGNEMAIRQYFTMLYYRIYKDSEEVYNQTDLRAVNQLLAQLKGSYENITNFHLFKHYVLVALERTQRKANYFLSQEENPFVFDEESSIYQEIQCWINEVMKATRAEKNAEIQGIIGNLSVYQSELISEHLLSSHNEAITATKTLFFSYMPFTISDEEFYQEIVPIIYQHRFITPFIDITLRIMDLEFFQERYPIVFDSCRQFLFALDCSAFEFSKLSLFFDLLLVLSRLYDQRNEKSTINLYVNFTQGEKYTQFIKEQIKIFESFSIHFHSAIRPDTDLVVSDYLPKTLFSVKCLIWLAPPRASDWQNFGNEIVRINKELQQTKQRKSE from the coding sequence ATGGAATTCTTGTTATTAGATGATCGGGAAAATTTAAAATTAGCGATTATTAGAAAGTTAGAGCAACAATATTCATTTTCTGAACGAAAAGATCGTTTATGTAAGCAATTAGCTATTTCTCCTTATTTGCTAGAACGGAACATAACAGAAATCAATGCAGATTTGCAACGCTTTGGTCTGATTAATGAGATGGAAATCAGTGAAAAAAATAATGAAATTTTGTTATCTCAAAGCCTTCGTATTTCTTCAAGTATTATTGAAGAATATTATTTAAAAGACTCGTTAGAATTTAATCTATTAAAAACGATTTTCTTTCATCAGTTTACCTCAATCAAAAAATATGGTGAAAAGCACGGGATGAGTCGAACGGTTGTATACAAAATTGTTGACCATATCCGGAAAGAATTAGGTCAATATGGTATCAAGTTATCCAAAAATTTACAACTTAGCGGCAATGAAATGGCGATTAGACAATATTTTACTATGCTCTATTACCGAATTTACAAAGATTCTGAAGAAGTATATAATCAAACAGATCTTCGCGCAGTGAACCAATTATTGGCTCAATTGAAAGGCTCTTATGAAAATATCACTAATTTTCATTTATTTAAACATTATGTATTGGTGGCGTTAGAGCGAACGCAGAGAAAAGCTAATTATTTTTTATCCCAAGAAGAAAATCCATTCGTTTTTGACGAAGAAAGTTCGATTTATCAAGAAATTCAATGTTGGATCAACGAAGTGATGAAGGCGACTCGTGCAGAGAAAAACGCAGAAATTCAAGGAATTATCGGCAATTTATCGGTCTATCAAAGTGAACTTATTTCGGAACATTTGCTGAGTTCTCACAATGAGGCAATTACGGCTACGAAAACATTATTCTTTTCTTATATGCCGTTTACAATTTCGGACGAAGAATTTTATCAAGAAATTGTTCCGATTATTTATCAACATCGTTTTATTACGCCGTTTATCGATATCACCTTACGAATTATGGATTTAGAATTTTTTCAGGAACGCTACCCAATTGTTTTTGATAGCTGTCGTCAGTTTTTATTTGCGTTGGATTGTTCGGCGTTTGAGTTTAGTAAGCTTTCTTTATTTTTTGATTTGCTATTAGTGTTATCCCGTCTTTATGATCAAAGGAATGAAAAAAGCACGATCAATCTTTATGTGAATTTTACGCAAGGAGAAAAATATACTCAGTTTATCAAAGAACAAATCAAAATATTCGAATCTTTCAGCATTCACTTTCATTCAGCGATTCGACCAGATACTGATTTAGTAGTTTCGGATTATTTACCAAAAACGTTATTTTCAGTAAAATGTTTAATTTGGCTAGCGCCCCCGCGAGCCAGTGACTGGCAAAATTTTGGCAACGAAATTGTCCGAATTAATAAAGAGCTACAACAAACAAAACAAAGAAAAAGCGAATAA
- a CDS encoding methionine ABC transporter ATP-binding protein encodes MALIELRHVKKEFSGKAGKVTALKDIDLTVESGDIYGIIGYSGAGKSTLVRLLNGLETPTEGEVEIQGQDIALLPNKELRNFRKKIGMIFQHFNLLWSRTVLENIMLPLEIAGVPKQNRKSRAEELIKLVGLEGRETAYPSQLSGGQKQRVGIARALANNPDILLCDEATSALDPQTTDEVLELLLKINQELNLTVVLITHEMHVIRKICNRVAVMEYGEIVEEGKVIDIFKKPQTEIAKRFIQQEADKNIEETELVVEEMLEQYPNGKIVRLLFHGEQAKLPIISHIVQEYQVEVSIIQGNIQQTKQGAVGSLYIQLLGEEQNILAAIEGLRKLRVETEVIGNE; translated from the coding sequence ATGGCATTAATTGAATTACGTCATGTAAAAAAAGAGTTTTCCGGTAAAGCGGGTAAAGTCACGGCTTTAAAAGATATTGATTTAACGGTTGAATCAGGTGATATTTATGGCATTATTGGCTATTCAGGTGCAGGAAAAAGTACGTTGGTTCGCCTATTGAATGGGCTTGAGACACCTACAGAAGGTGAAGTAGAAATTCAAGGACAAGATATTGCATTGTTGCCAAATAAAGAACTACGAAACTTCCGTAAAAAAATTGGGATGATCTTTCAACATTTTAATTTATTATGGTCACGGACGGTCCTAGAAAATATCATGCTCCCATTGGAAATTGCTGGTGTTCCAAAACAAAATCGGAAAAGCCGCGCAGAAGAGTTAATCAAGTTGGTTGGTTTAGAAGGACGGGAAACCGCCTACCCAAGTCAACTCTCTGGTGGGCAAAAGCAACGAGTGGGGATTGCCCGTGCCTTAGCTAACAATCCTGACATTTTGCTTTGTGATGAAGCAACGAGTGCTTTGGATCCGCAGACAACTGATGAGGTGCTAGAATTACTACTAAAAATCAACCAAGAATTAAATTTAACGGTTGTATTAATTACCCATGAAATGCACGTGATTCGTAAAATTTGTAATCGCGTAGCCGTGATGGAATATGGTGAAATTGTTGAAGAAGGTAAAGTAATCGATATTTTCAAAAAGCCTCAAACAGAAATTGCGAAACGCTTTATCCAACAAGAAGCGGATAAAAACATTGAAGAAACGGAACTGGTTGTTGAAGAAATGTTGGAACAATATCCGAATGGAAAAATTGTTCGCCTACTTTTCCACGGCGAACAAGCGAAATTGCCAATTATCTCGCATATTGTCCAAGAATATCAAGTAGAAGTCAGTATTATTCAAGGGAACATTCAGCAAACAAAGCAGGGTGCAGTGGGTTCTCTTTATATTCAATTATTAGGCGAAGAGCAAAATATTCTAGCAGCCATTGAAGGATTACGTAAACTTCGTGTAGAAACAGAGGTGATTGGAAATGAATAA
- a CDS encoding arsenate reductase family protein gives MYTLYEYPKCSTCKKAKAWLDQQGVKYQAIDIKATPPSSEQLAKWMKETGLPVRRFFNTSGVLYREQGLKDLVDSFSIEEASQRLAADGMLIKRPILLKNNTFLTNGFKEADYEGVLGK, from the coding sequence ATGTACACACTTTATGAATATCCTAAATGCTCAACTTGTAAAAAAGCGAAAGCGTGGTTAGATCAACAAGGCGTTAAATACCAAGCAATTGATATTAAAGCAACACCGCCTAGTAGTGAACAACTAGCAAAATGGATGAAAGAAACCGGCTTGCCTGTTCGTCGTTTTTTTAACACAAGTGGGGTTTTATATAGAGAACAAGGCTTAAAAGATCTTGTTGACAGTTTTTCTATTGAAGAAGCAAGTCAGCGTTTAGCTGCGGATGGCATGTTGATTAAGCGTCCAATTCTCTTAAAAAACAATACATTTCTAACGAATGGTTTTAAAGAAGCAGATTACGAAGGAGTGCTTGGAAAATGA
- a CDS encoding bacterial Ig-like domain-containing protein — MNQRTIYYGSIGTALFLSSGMLIASVNSYANEATTPGKYTVTYEVDGKIETATITVKENQTELKLKDTFLGVNQAWSPLDNVVFLKDKEGRPLNLENVIIENNVNTQKVGLYFVTFRYESYLSIAKVYVNPTNFAAEGNMLAELPYSQAMIGPERPIIASRQDKEQQTKQEKKKNKIEQERVNKKVLLNDELLKKIDTIAPVEITGGAASGASQFGTTLSFLSGSLLYGTRRV, encoded by the coding sequence ATGAACCAGCGAACTATTTATTATGGTAGTATCGGCACAGCCTTATTTCTTTCTTCAGGAATGTTGATTGCTTCAGTGAATAGCTATGCAAACGAAGCGACAACACCAGGCAAATACACCGTGACTTATGAAGTGGATGGCAAAATTGAAACAGCAACCATTACGGTCAAAGAAAATCAAACGGAACTTAAATTAAAAGACACGTTTTTAGGAGTTAATCAAGCATGGTCACCATTAGACAATGTCGTTTTTCTAAAAGATAAAGAGGGACGCCCTTTAAACTTAGAAAATGTAATTATAGAAAATAATGTAAATACTCAAAAAGTAGGCCTTTATTTTGTAACCTTCCGTTACGAGTCATACCTTTCTATTGCGAAGGTGTATGTCAACCCTACTAATTTTGCTGCAGAGGGGAATATGCTTGCAGAACTTCCTTATAGTCAAGCAATGATTGGGCCAGAAAGACCAATTATTGCCTCGAGACAGGACAAGGAGCAACAAACAAAACAGGAGAAAAAGAAAAATAAAATTGAACAGGAACGAGTAAATAAAAAGGTGCTGTTAAATGATGAGTTGTTGAAAAAAATAGATACGATAGCCCCAGTGGAAATTACTGGAGGAGCGGCAAGTGGGGCCTCTCAATTTGGCACCACTTTAAGCTTCCTGTCAGGCTCACTTTTGTATGGAACAAGGAGAGTTTAA
- a CDS encoding FtsW/RodA/SpoVE family cell cycle protein, giving the protein MNRKEKTNLDSRIDYGVILPVFLLSLIGMLSLYVALYNDPSKPKIGSLLMKQGLWYLVGGLSIVIIMHFSSKLLWRLTPVFYALGLVLMGLLLKFYDPVLAEQTGSKNWIRFGGTTFQPSELMKIAFILMLAYIVTMHNVKYVDRTLKSDFWLIAKMLLVAIPVIVLVLLQKDFGTMLVFLAIFGGVFLMSGITWKIIVPAFIIAALVGAGTIYLVTTETGRDLLSKIGIKAYQFDRIDLWLNPFHTDPDRSFQPALALTAIGSGGLFGKGFNVSDVYVPVRESDMIFTVVGENFGFIGGCFIILLYFILIYRMIRVCFDTNNEFYAYIATGIIMMILFHVFENIGANIGLLPLTGIPLPFISQGGSSILGNMIGVGLIMSMRYQQETVRTRSGR; this is encoded by the coding sequence ATGAATAGAAAAGAGAAAACAAATTTAGATAGTCGAATTGATTACGGCGTGATATTACCAGTTTTTCTTTTATCACTAATTGGTATGCTATCGCTTTACGTAGCGCTTTACAATGATCCAAGCAAACCTAAAATTGGTAGCTTGTTAATGAAACAAGGACTGTGGTATTTAGTCGGAGGATTAAGTATTGTCATTATTATGCATTTTAGCTCAAAATTACTCTGGCGTTTAACGCCCGTTTTTTATGCACTTGGATTAGTCTTAATGGGATTACTACTGAAATTCTATGATCCCGTGCTAGCAGAGCAAACAGGTTCTAAAAACTGGATTCGCTTTGGTGGCACCACATTCCAACCATCGGAATTGATGAAGATTGCGTTTATTTTGATGTTGGCCTATATAGTGACCATGCATAATGTTAAATATGTGGACCGAACACTCAAAAGCGACTTTTGGCTAATCGCTAAAATGCTATTAGTCGCGATTCCGGTAATTGTTTTAGTACTTTTACAAAAAGACTTCGGGACGATGTTAGTTTTCTTAGCCATTTTTGGGGGAGTTTTCTTAATGTCTGGCATTACTTGGAAAATTATTGTGCCCGCCTTTATCATAGCTGCTCTAGTCGGAGCTGGAACCATCTACTTGGTAACAACAGAAACAGGAAGAGACTTATTGTCTAAAATTGGCATTAAAGCTTATCAATTTGATCGGATTGATTTATGGCTAAATCCTTTCCATACAGATCCAGATCGCTCATTCCAACCAGCGCTAGCATTAACAGCAATTGGTTCTGGGGGCCTTTTCGGAAAAGGCTTTAACGTGAGTGATGTGTATGTCCCTGTTCGTGAGTCAGATATGATTTTTACAGTTGTTGGTGAAAACTTTGGCTTTATTGGTGGCTGTTTCATTATTTTGTTGTATTTTATTTTAATCTACCGCATGATTCGCGTTTGTTTTGATACAAATAATGAATTCTATGCCTACATTGCCACAGGAATTATCATGATGATTTTGTTCCATGTTTTTGAAAACATTGGAGCGAATATTGGTTTACTACCATTAACTGGGATTCCATTACCGTTTATTAGTCAAGGTGGTTCTTCCATTTTAGGTAACATGATTGGGGTGGGCTTAATTATGTCCATGCGTTACCAACAAGAAACGGTTCGTACCAGAAGTGGTCGTTAA
- a CDS encoding bacterial Ig-like domain-containing protein codes for MKKKTFSFVMLSILLAQNFGFAVNAYAVTTTEAQTETTDTAKKEAELSNSTPSLPLATTTTSEMNQPTATTESQTTEASTTASSDAATPSEQQTTEGKDTSLNEKALPDVQAPITDELLDSMSLAPIGGTEYSQTEVHRELNTTPVTATFQFAVGNTGYAPGSVYTVQLPEHLGYSTVSGEVTGIGATWAVDAATKTLSITFNQRVSDTSFKVELKSYLTTEAEPLIKIETPGKNKKTYSFDLYEQVEPIQYNERTRTTGLDGEIFYNLDRTLTGNQTLELLTTETPGAVFGKQDNLEPQVFSYDVDINGQILPETQTLLTPGKDYTLSDNSLGRIAVTVPNMNQQKAYSLSINRTIYLESASDYNYLYSQQYPTTKIGSISLKSTTGTKQTTDFTAKTSQTSKVIADREMRSMSYISFQSKGKYYVTIYGTLTETKVGQQIVLESTNGQEIKNPKFTAYGPLYENVKLEDYFDIKTEGGRLILTATKDSYLRINISDLTMDFDKKDINLSLSTPVIGPNKAIQLVSDQYIEPISVVNPLNAETAWGNYDQNGAYSSRTTVSVMGSKETPIQNLEIKVKHPNYLSLRATKEIYFYYKLGTDYTVTPTSDGSVIKFTTPITNEIQIPIGFNYVPDSLPKDKSIPVDTIPITMSAEGLTPVDTTVTTNSKRGSERTLQSSKNQFLVNARNDSFDSLSVRTKIPAGADVLFDIYDVSNDQVDSIYPQYWDRGYYFDKPMSPDSPGYPTITFDENTNSYTFDFGKTNKRYIIEYKNANGWIDVPTLYITGTAKEPQSNNNEGSASVSVQNEALDILSATQAANPTLKNVTKTTVTTKNIDNKTHRVKNPTIELTPKGTTNAQIDLNSITVKGVPEDAYSLEKTTNGAKIIFKDYTLTENITIEYNTVSANAGQIYTETTIDSEILDQMSASKKKVTTAPITLKFSEGDAEGIVYLATATFYTHNIEDENQAIAKVSFELIDNVTHTATEFTTDEKGQYSFDAIMTGDYTLRVTNVPQEYSVDEEYLTGKAIKLVKGDNQLKIPLTKTIDHSRLQVKDTTIYVGDSWKPEENFVSATDKTGQDVPFEKITVSGQVDTSKAGVYPIVYSYEGKEETANVTVKADQSKLEVKDSTIYVGDSWEAEENFVSATDKTGQDVPFEKITVSGQVDTSKAGVYPIVYSYEGKEETAHVTVKPDQSKLEVKDTTIYVGDSWKPEDNFVSATDRDGHAISFDKVQVKGEVDTKKTGEYQISYTTEPVNETKPAVQSRLFAMFSNETPRQLTTVATVHVIDRNPTPLPDKNENNQTSSSTNQTTIKRSQYVTHIVKPDKQGRYPKTGEQTNGLYRVLGLVVLLIVIISGIVIKKKRK; via the coding sequence ATGAAGAAAAAAACTTTTTCTTTTGTGATGTTGAGTATACTTCTCGCACAAAATTTCGGGTTTGCCGTAAATGCCTATGCTGTAACAACGACAGAAGCACAAACAGAGACCACTGATACAGCAAAAAAAGAGGCAGAGTTATCGAACTCAACACCATCTTTACCTTTAGCAACAACGACTACTTCAGAAATGAATCAACCAACTGCAACAACTGAATCGCAAACCACAGAGGCGAGCACAACAGCTTCCAGTGATGCTGCTACACCATCTGAACAACAAACAACGGAGGGCAAGGACACCTCACTTAATGAAAAAGCCCTACCAGATGTTCAAGCGCCAATTACAGATGAACTACTTGACAGTATGAGTCTTGCGCCGATTGGTGGAACAGAATACAGCCAAACAGAGGTTCACCGCGAATTAAATACAACACCGGTAACCGCTACGTTCCAATTTGCTGTTGGAAACACGGGTTATGCACCTGGATCAGTTTATACAGTTCAATTACCAGAACATTTAGGTTATTCAACTGTCAGCGGAGAAGTGACAGGCATTGGCGCAACTTGGGCAGTCGATGCGGCAACCAAAACATTAAGTATTACGTTTAATCAGCGAGTTTCGGATACCTCCTTTAAAGTAGAACTAAAAAGTTATCTAACAACAGAGGCGGAACCATTAATCAAAATTGAAACTCCAGGAAAAAATAAAAAAACCTACTCGTTTGATTTATATGAACAAGTAGAACCAATTCAATATAACGAACGAACCAGAACGACAGGGTTAGATGGCGAAATTTTTTATAATTTAGACCGGACGTTAACTGGCAATCAAACATTAGAATTATTAACAACAGAGACGCCAGGCGCTGTCTTTGGAAAACAAGATAACTTGGAACCTCAAGTTTTCAGTTACGATGTCGACATTAATGGTCAAATTTTACCAGAAACGCAAACCCTGTTAACACCTGGCAAAGATTATACATTAAGCGATAATTCACTAGGGCGGATTGCTGTAACTGTTCCAAACATGAATCAACAAAAAGCCTATTCCTTATCGATTAATCGGACAATTTATTTAGAGAGTGCTTCGGACTATAACTACTTATATTCGCAGCAGTATCCAACAACAAAAATTGGGTCAATTTCTTTGAAAAGTACGACAGGAACTAAACAAACAACCGATTTTACTGCTAAGACGAGTCAAACAAGTAAAGTAATTGCTGATCGTGAAATGCGTAGTATGTCCTATATCAGTTTTCAAAGCAAAGGGAAATATTATGTAACAATTTATGGCACGTTAACAGAAACAAAAGTGGGTCAACAAATCGTATTAGAGAGTACAAACGGTCAAGAAATTAAGAATCCTAAATTTACGGCGTATGGACCTTTATATGAAAATGTAAAATTGGAAGACTATTTTGATATTAAAACTGAAGGTGGCAGGCTCATCTTAACGGCCACAAAAGATAGCTATTTAAGAATAAATATTTCTGATTTAACAATGGATTTTGACAAGAAGGACATTAATCTATCATTAAGTACACCTGTAATTGGTCCCAATAAAGCCATTCAATTAGTATCCGATCAATATATTGAACCCATTAGTGTTGTTAATCCTTTGAATGCTGAAACTGCTTGGGGTAATTATGATCAAAATGGTGCCTATTCATCAAGAACAACTGTCTCAGTTATGGGAAGCAAAGAGACACCGATTCAAAATTTAGAAATTAAAGTAAAGCATCCTAATTATCTTTCATTGCGAGCTACAAAAGAAATTTATTTTTATTACAAGTTAGGAACGGATTATACAGTAACGCCAACGTCAGATGGTTCAGTTATTAAGTTCACTACGCCAATAACCAACGAAATCCAAATTCCAATTGGTTTTAATTATGTGCCAGATAGTTTGCCAAAAGATAAAAGTATCCCAGTCGATACGATACCGATAACAATGAGTGCTGAAGGTTTAACTCCAGTTGATACGACAGTAACTACTAATAGTAAGCGTGGTTCTGAACGAACACTTCAAAGTAGTAAAAATCAATTCCTTGTCAATGCACGAAATGATTCTTTTGACTCACTAAGCGTCCGTACAAAAATTCCAGCTGGCGCCGATGTTCTTTTTGACATTTATGATGTTTCAAACGATCAGGTAGATTCAATTTATCCACAATACTGGGATCGTGGCTATTATTTTGATAAACCAATGTCACCAGACAGTCCTGGATACCCAACGATTACTTTTGACGAAAATACCAATAGTTACACGTTTGATTTTGGAAAAACCAACAAACGTTACATTATTGAGTATAAAAACGCCAATGGCTGGATCGACGTGCCAACTCTTTATATAACAGGGACAGCTAAAGAACCACAATCGAATAATAATGAAGGGTCTGCTTCGGTTTCTGTTCAAAATGAAGCGTTAGACATTTTGAGTGCAACACAAGCGGCGAATCCAACATTAAAAAATGTAACAAAAACAACAGTAACAACAAAAAATATTGATAATAAAACACATCGTGTGAAAAATCCAACGATTGAATTAACACCAAAAGGCACAACCAATGCTCAAATCGATTTGAATTCTATTACCGTGAAAGGCGTGCCAGAAGATGCTTATTCATTAGAGAAGACTACAAACGGTGCGAAAATTATTTTTAAAGACTATACATTGACAGAAAACATTACGATTGAATACAATACTGTCTCTGCAAACGCTGGCCAAATCTATACAGAAACAACAATCGACTCTGAAATATTGGACCAGATGTCTGCTAGCAAGAAAAAAGTCACCACTGCGCCAATCACATTGAAATTCTCAGAAGGTGATGCGGAAGGCATTGTTTATTTAGCAACTGCCACATTCTATACGCATAACATAGAGGATGAAAACCAAGCAATTGCGAAGGTTTCTTTTGAACTAATTGATAATGTCACGCATACAGCAACCGAATTTACAACAGATGAAAAAGGTCAATACTCCTTTGATGCCATCATGACAGGTGATTATACTTTGCGAGTAACGAATGTACCGCAGGAATATTCCGTGGATGAAGAGTATTTGACAGGAAAAGCCATTAAGCTGGTCAAAGGAGACAATCAACTAAAAATTCCATTAACTAAAACAATTGATCACAGTCGTTTACAAGTCAAAGATACAACGATTTATGTCGGCGATTCATGGAAACCAGAAGAGAACTTTGTTTCAGCAACAGATAAAACAGGTCAAGATGTTCCCTTCGAAAAAATCACTGTTTCAGGTCAAGTTGATACTAGCAAAGCAGGCGTTTATCCAATCGTATACAGTTACGAAGGTAAAGAAGAAACAGCTAATGTGACCGTCAAAGCCGACCAGTCTAAGTTAGAGGTCAAAGATTCAACGATTTATGTCGGTGATTCATGGGAAGCAGAAGAGAACTTTGTTTCAGCAACAGATAAAACAGGTCAAGATGTCCCATTCGAAAAAATCACTGTTTCAGGTCAAGTTGATACTAGCAAAGCAGGCGTTTATCCAATCGTATACAGTTACGAAGGTAAAGAAGAAACAGCCCATGTGACCGTCAAACCCGACCAATCTAAGTTAGAGGTTAAAGATACAACGATTTATGTTGGTGATTCGTGGAAACCTGAAGATAATTTCGTTTCAGCAACAGATCGTGACGGTCATGCTATATCCTTTGATAAGGTTCAAGTAAAAGGGGAAGTTGATACAAAGAAAACAGGAGAGTACCAGATTTCCTATACCACTGAGCCAGTTAATGAAACCAAACCAGCTGTGCAGTCACGACTTTTCGCAATGTTTTCAAACGAAACACCTCGTCAATTGACGACAGTAGCAACTGTTCATGTGATTGATCGTAATCCTACACCACTACCAGATAAAAATGAGAACAACCAGACTAGTTCCTCAACGAATCAAACCACGATAAAACGTAGTCAGTATGTCACACACATTGTGAAACCTGACAAGCAAGGACGTTATCCCAAAACGGGAGAACAAACTAATGGTCTATATCGTGTGCTAGGACTTGTTGTATTACTTATTGTGATTATTAGTGGTATAGTCATCAAGAAGAAACGAAAATAA
- a CDS encoding glycine cleavage system protein H: MKQIDQLWILPTEAGYKIGLTAEAQEDLGKITFATFPKVGQTLAKGDSLIELEAEKAVSEFSSPLSGKVVAINEAADQEPSALDEENAWIAVLADVEPTEFENL, encoded by the coding sequence ATGAAACAAATTGATCAATTATGGATCTTACCAACAGAAGCAGGTTATAAAATTGGTTTAACCGCCGAAGCCCAAGAGGATTTAGGAAAGATTACTTTTGCAACATTTCCAAAAGTCGGACAAACATTAGCTAAAGGTGATTCTTTAATTGAATTAGAAGCAGAAAAAGCAGTCAGTGAATTCAGTAGTCCATTATCTGGTAAGGTAGTCGCGATTAATGAAGCGGCTGATCAAGAGCCAAGTGCGTTAGATGAAGAAAATGCCTGGATTGCTGTTTTAGCAGATGTTGAACCAACAGAATTTGAAAATCTTTAG